One stretch of Tenacibaculum sp. MAR_2010_89 DNA includes these proteins:
- a CDS encoding PAAR domain-containing protein codes for MGNPAARITDMHVCPMVTGVVPHVGGPILPAGEPTVLIGGLPAARVGDMAVCVGPPDSIVAGSGTVLIGGMPAARMGDSTSHGGTIVLGEPTVLIG; via the coding sequence ATGGGAAATCCAGCAGCAAGAATTACAGATATGCATGTTTGCCCTATGGTTACAGGAGTGGTTCCTCATGTTGGAGGGCCAATTTTACCAGCAGGAGAACCAACAGTTTTAATTGGAGGTTTACCAGCTGCAAGAGTTGGAGATATGGCAGTTTGTGTTGGACCACCTGATAGTATAGTAGCAGGTTCAGGAACAGTATTAATAGGAGGTATGCCAGCGGCAAGAATGGGAGATAGTACTTCACATGGAGGCACAATAGTATTAGGAGAACCAACAGTATTAATAGGATAG